The following are encoded together in the Scytonema millei VB511283 genome:
- a CDS encoding methyl-accepting chemotaxis protein — MLNSRLKQTSQVSNSEVKTSSQPPRSPQKSAIGKQRRDRPWNNFSFRTKLTLLLMLSAALPIVVVTQRNAAVTRQREIQNAQTFLQKAQASFLSNYATWVVTESATEANTIAEVVQAMKVDLRDGQQIVTQRQFLNTFLGKFSVTDGSGSVEKNIRVIVDADGKTVAQSIRTLSEEYLNLAVDKVELNPPYRRVSLPNGINLGDVPIVQHALRSGKVLSGLELINSNVLKRLGQDKQANIGIRPQPTAGLPLSKQPSSNGTYNIDAGKMGLVGMAVQPILAGKKVVGAVIVGSVINQAPGQVDSFKDFEKVSLSTIFAQDWRVTTTVPYTDGKSRAIGTRAAREVAQTVLDRGQEFNGQTNILGQTYLTAYSPLYDHEKILHPDKAKPVGMAFVGTPLDEIEAHIREQQLFAYGVSGGMLLLIGLVAIPVAGSFSRPLKRLASFAQQIGIGETATRLEETSDRHDEIGILSQELNQMAANIEANLEARRQEAKYAQFFGDLAAKTRDFQTVEDVLAHIVKATRDALQVERVVVYRFHPDWSGIVVAEAAIPGLPSCLNTTIADTCMQANKAEEYKKGRVRAIDDIYRAGFTDCHVQLLERLKIKANLVAPIIKNDELFGLVFAQYCSKSHRWEQAEINFLERLGLQLGSSLQRLDLLQEQQDEAKRSELLKDITLKIAQINNLQDVLNVATDNIRQAIATDRVVIYGLDPTNWKGTIIAESVANGFPVAMGAEIEDPCLRKGQVERYKKGQVTSISDIYKEPRVTACYRKQLEQFSVKANLVAPIVQGDRLFGLLIAHQCSSARVWQQQEMDFFRQLATQIGYALDRASLLEQQKNAREFMQQRALELLMEVDPVSRGDLTVRANVTEDEIGTIADSYNATINSLRKIVTQVQTAAQQVASTTTSSERSVGELSQEALRQTEVMTAALERIQQMSNSIRAVAASASQAEAVVQQATQTVAVGGTTMNRTVEGMMAIRDTVTTTSKKVKQLGESSQKISKVVNLIGRFAAQTNLLALKASIEAARAGEEGRGFAVLADEVRVLARQSAEATAEIESLIANIQAETNEVVAAMEAGTEQVVSGTKLVDETRQSLNQIATASQQIGELVAAIASAAILQSQTSEVVTATMTDVVAIADRTSNEATVVSSSFRELSALAQELQASVSQFKVS; from the coding sequence ATGCTAAATTCTCGCCTCAAACAAACTTCCCAAGTCTCAAACTCTGAGGTCAAAACATCCTCGCAGCCACCGCGATCGCCACAGAAATCTGCTATTGGCAAGCAGCGTCGCGATCGACCGTGGAATAATTTTAGCTTTCGCACCAAGCTAACTCTATTGTTGATGTTGAGTGCGGCACTACCTATAGTCGTGGTAACGCAGAGAAATGCTGCTGTGACGCGACAAAGAGAAATACAGAACGCTCAAACATTTTTACAAAAAGCTCAAGCTAGTTTCTTATCTAACTATGCCACGTGGGTTGTTACAGAATCAGCTACAGAAGCAAATACGATTGCCGAAGTCGTACAAGCGATGAAGGTTGACCTACGCGATGGGCAGCAAATAGTAACTCAGCGCCAGTTTCTCAATACCTTTTTAGGCAAATTTAGCGTCACAGATGGTAGTGGTTCTGTAGAAAAAAATATCCGCGTCATTGTAGATGCTGACGGAAAAACAGTAGCTCAAAGTATTCGCACCTTATCCGAAGAATATTTAAACTTAGCCGTAGATAAAGTAGAACTCAATCCTCCCTACCGCCGAGTCTCTCTCCCAAATGGTATCAATTTAGGGGATGTGCCGATTGTCCAACACGCTTTGCGATCGGGAAAAGTTTTAAGCGGTCTAGAACTCATTAACAGTAATGTTCTCAAACGCTTAGGGCAAGATAAGCAGGCAAATATTGGTATTCGTCCCCAACCGACAGCAGGTTTACCACTAAGCAAACAACCCTCTTCCAATGGAACCTACAACATTGATGCGGGGAAAATGGGATTGGTAGGGATGGCAGTACAGCCAATTCTAGCAGGTAAAAAAGTCGTAGGTGCTGTCATTGTCGGTTCTGTAATCAACCAAGCTCCAGGGCAGGTAGATAGTTTTAAAGACTTTGAAAAAGTTTCCTTATCAACAATCTTTGCTCAAGACTGGCGAGTGACAACTACTGTCCCTTATACAGACGGTAAATCTAGAGCAATTGGTACGCGAGCTGCAAGAGAAGTTGCACAGACAGTCCTAGATCGGGGGCAAGAATTTAACGGTCAGACAAACATCTTGGGGCAAACGTATCTCACAGCATACAGTCCTCTGTACGACCATGAAAAGATTTTGCATCCAGACAAAGCTAAGCCTGTTGGCATGGCTTTCGTCGGTACACCTTTGGATGAAATAGAAGCTCACATTCGCGAACAGCAACTTTTCGCCTACGGTGTGTCTGGAGGCATGTTGCTGTTAATTGGTTTAGTTGCAATTCCAGTAGCAGGCTCTTTTTCTCGACCGCTCAAACGCTTAGCGAGTTTCGCACAACAGATTGGGATTGGAGAGACTGCTACGAGACTGGAAGAAACCAGCGATCGCCACGATGAAATTGGCATTCTCTCGCAAGAATTGAATCAGATGGCAGCTAATATTGAAGCCAATCTGGAAGCTCGTCGCCAAGAAGCAAAGTACGCTCAATTTTTTGGCGACTTAGCAGCAAAAACGCGAGATTTTCAAACAGTTGAAGACGTGTTAGCTCATATAGTCAAAGCTACCCGTGATGCATTACAAGTAGAACGAGTAGTAGTCTATCGCTTCCACCCCGATTGGAGTGGAATAGTTGTTGCCGAGGCAGCCATACCTGGTTTACCGTCTTGCCTTAACACGACGATCGCCGATACTTGTATGCAGGCAAATAAAGCCGAAGAATACAAGAAAGGTCGAGTAAGGGCGATCGATGATATTTATCGAGCCGGCTTTACTGATTGCCACGTTCAATTACTCGAAAGATTGAAAATTAAAGCGAACTTAGTTGCACCAATTATTAAAAACGACGAGCTTTTTGGTTTAGTCTTTGCTCAATACTGTTCAAAATCTCATCGTTGGGAGCAAGCAGAAATTAATTTTCTAGAGCGCTTAGGATTGCAATTAGGGTCATCTTTGCAGCGGCTGGATCTCTTACAAGAACAACAAGATGAAGCTAAGCGCAGCGAGCTACTAAAAGATATCACGCTCAAAATTGCTCAAATCAATAACCTACAAGATGTACTGAATGTTGCTACTGATAATATCCGGCAAGCGATCGCCACAGACCGAGTAGTGATTTACGGTTTAGATCCAACTAACTGGAAGGGGACGATTATAGCTGAGTCGGTGGCTAATGGTTTTCCAGTAGCAATGGGAGCTGAGATTGAAGATCCCTGCTTGAGAAAAGGTCAAGTAGAACGCTACAAAAAAGGGCAAGTAACAAGTATTAGCGATATATACAAAGAACCGAGAGTGACTGCTTGTTATCGCAAACAACTCGAACAATTTAGCGTCAAAGCAAATTTAGTCGCGCCAATTGTGCAGGGCGATCGGTTATTTGGTTTATTAATTGCTCATCAATGTTCTAGTGCGCGTGTTTGGCAGCAGCAAGAGATGGACTTTTTCCGGCAATTAGCAACGCAAATTGGCTACGCTCTCGATCGCGCATCTCTGTTAGAGCAGCAAAAGAATGCTAGAGAGTTCATGCAGCAACGCGCTTTAGAACTATTGATGGAAGTCGATCCCGTCAGTCGCGGCGACTTAACAGTACGCGCTAACGTCACCGAAGATGAAATCGGCACGATCGCCGACTCTTACAATGCCACAATTAACAGCTTGCGGAAAATCGTGACGCAAGTACAAACTGCCGCTCAACAAGTAGCCAGTACGACAACTAGCAGCGAACGATCTGTGGGCGAACTATCTCAAGAAGCACTGCGACAAACCGAGGTCATGACTGCGGCATTAGAGCGAATTCAACAGATGTCCAACTCAATTCGTGCCGTAGCAGCAAGTGCTTCTCAAGCAGAAGCAGTCGTGCAACAAGCAACTCAAACAGTAGCAGTGGGAGGTACGACGATGAACCGTACCGTTGAAGGAATGATGGCAATTCGGGACACGGTGACAACAACCTCAAAAAAAGTGAAGCAGTTGGGTGAATCGTCTCAAAAGATTTCTAAAGTCGTGAACTTGATTGGTAGATTTGCCGCTCAAACTAACTTATTAGCATTAAAAGCTTCTATTGAAGCTGCCCGTGCTGGAGAAGAAGGACGAGGATTTGCCGTACTAGCTGATGAAGTGCGCGTCTTGGCACGGCAATCAGCAGAAGCAACCGCAGAAATTGAAAGTTTGATTGCCAACATTCAGGCAGAGACAAACGAAGTGGTAGCAGCAATGGAAGCTGGTACAGAGCAAGTTGTTTCTGGAACAAAGCTAGTCGATGAAACTCGTCAAAGCCTGAACCAAATTGCTACGGCGAGTCAACAGATCGGCGAACTCGTAGCGGCGATCGCTTCTGCTGCGATATTGCAGTCCCAAACGTCTGAAGTCGTGACTGCCACAATGACAGATGTAGTGGCGATCGCCGACCGCACTTCCAATGAAGCAACCGTAGTTTCCAGCTCCTTTAGAGAACTCTCAGCACTAGCACAAGAACTGCAAGCTAGTGTCAGCCAATTCAAAGTTAGTTAG